From the genome of Solidesulfovibrio carbinolicus, one region includes:
- a CDS encoding DUF2065 domain-containing protein encodes MEFDWKLFLTGLGLAFILEGLPYFLAAEKMPTVLRALSERKPSELRGLGFTAILSGLALLFFLRGTGG; translated from the coding sequence ATGGAATTCGACTGGAAACTCTTCCTCACCGGCCTTGGCCTCGCCTTCATCCTGGAAGGGCTGCCGTACTTCCTGGCCGCCGAAAAAATGCCCACCGTGCTGCGCGCCCTGTCCGAACGCAAACCCAGCGAACTGCGGGGACTGGGCTTCACCGCCATCCTGTCCGGCCTGGCGCTGTTGTTCTTTTTGCGTGGCACCGGGGGATAG
- a CDS encoding RNA methyltransferase, which produces MLKNLTIVLFRPKFSENVGAAARACANMGVGRLVLVDPPAFDLERAKPMATSKGGLVLERMEICGTLAEAVAGAEAVYGTTARLGGWRKSVLTPGQAAGGAVKTLQGGGGVAVVFGPEDAGLSNQETQLCSRLVNIPTADEATSLNLAQAVLVVCYEIFKASKGLEEEVDQPSPSRAATHAERESLFAALRESLLAIDFLKADNPDYWMLPVRRFIDRVGLKRHEFNLLMGVCRQIKWALGPGRDKPRAD; this is translated from the coding sequence ATGCTCAAAAATCTCACTATCGTCCTGTTTCGCCCGAAATTCTCCGAAAACGTCGGAGCCGCCGCCCGAGCCTGCGCCAACATGGGCGTGGGCCGGCTCGTGCTGGTCGATCCCCCGGCGTTTGACCTGGAGCGCGCCAAGCCCATGGCCACCAGCAAGGGCGGGCTGGTGCTGGAAAGAATGGAAATATGCGGCACATTGGCCGAGGCCGTGGCCGGGGCCGAAGCCGTCTACGGCACAACAGCCAGGCTCGGCGGCTGGCGCAAAAGCGTGCTGACGCCGGGCCAGGCCGCCGGCGGCGCGGTCAAAACGCTGCAAGGCGGCGGCGGCGTGGCCGTGGTTTTCGGCCCCGAGGACGCCGGCCTGTCCAACCAGGAAACCCAGCTGTGCTCCCGGCTGGTCAACATCCCCACCGCCGACGAGGCCACGTCGCTGAACCTGGCCCAGGCCGTGCTCGTGGTGTGCTACGAGATCTTCAAGGCGTCCAAGGGATTGGAAGAAGAGGTCGATCAGCCTTCGCCGTCCCGGGCAGCCACCCATGCCGAACGCGAGTCGCTTTTCGCGGCCCTGCGCGAATCCCTGCTGGCCATCGATTTTTTGAAGGCCGACAACCCGGACTACTGGATGCTGCCGGTACGCCGCTTCATCGACCGGGTGGGCCTTAAACGCCACGAGTTCAACCTGCTCATGGGCGTGTGCCGCCAGATCAAATGGGCCCTGGGGCCGGGCCGGGACAAGCCCCGGGCCGACTGA
- a CDS encoding cytochrome ubiquinol oxidase subunit I, translating to MDFPVWQLGAFGGGFWIILIAVLHVYVAHFAVGGGLFLVLTEAMARRTGSRPLLTYLHRHTRFFLLLTMVFGGLSGVGIWLTISLLSPQATLILVRSFAWGWAAEWAFFAGEIGALLIYYYGYDRLDPKRHMLVGWLYFAFAFLSLFTINGIIGFMLTPGDWPATRDFWDGFFNPTFWPSLVLRFALGLMLAGLFGFATALGIGDEEARETMLRASSRWAVAAAPVLLVSGWWYVDVLPESVRDFFLRRASEMAAYRAAWPAMLLAVAVGSLALVSRLPLALRRVLAVCLLLVGLGIVGAFETMREAARKPWLIEGMLWSTDIRPSQAAPYEAPILPRAKWAGAHEATPDNTLAAGADLYTLQCLSCHSIDGPVRDIRKFTRHVGAVGLEAYLTGQGKLFTHMPPFLGSPAERAALAAYIAQDINKMPPAKDTPAEVTPAEVAIPAFDPEKATHLVLAVGELGVVAMAGCDGSFSLAVPGNGLRAVVVKRDVLPEAATEGLTVRYAAPDGAKDPAGRLDFWKYAKALVGKELAPNVSVTGLSPDGTLAASGKLFAAAGIPVSPYGASGKVNPYPVFTVTAADASGATVAETKVPLAVSTEMGCKTCHGGDWREGGETGVAKPTAAAILAVHDKRNGTTLAAQAASGSPVACFGCHPDAGPGAAGLAGRKELLSLSAAVHGFHASYMTGLGEEACNRCHPTAPTGVTQAQRDNHAAAGIGCPRCHGYMEDHAISLLNFEKAAGKAAASRLLAPLAPRLVATSAAVQPRAAWTQLPDCLTCHKDFTRPAKDASAFNTWTKDAAGLFRNRTEDTGNIPCAACHGPPHATYVAVNDYGLDVNNIAPMQYVGAPGVVASGKRCDVCHTIEMDGDVHHPNMSK from the coding sequence ATGGATTTTCCCGTCTGGCAACTCGGAGCCTTCGGCGGCGGCTTCTGGATCATTCTTATCGCCGTGTTGCATGTGTACGTGGCCCATTTCGCCGTGGGCGGCGGGCTGTTTCTGGTCCTCACCGAAGCCATGGCCCGGCGGACCGGCTCGCGGCCGCTGCTGACCTACCTGCATCGCCACACCCGGTTTTTCCTGCTGCTCACCATGGTTTTCGGCGGCCTGTCCGGGGTCGGCATTTGGCTGACGATCTCGCTACTCTCCCCCCAGGCCACGCTTATCCTGGTGCGTTCCTTCGCCTGGGGCTGGGCGGCCGAATGGGCCTTTTTCGCCGGCGAGATCGGGGCGCTTCTGATTTACTACTACGGCTATGACCGGCTGGACCCCAAGCGCCACATGCTGGTCGGCTGGCTCTATTTCGCCTTTGCCTTCCTGTCGCTGTTCACCATTAACGGCATTATCGGCTTCATGCTCACCCCGGGCGACTGGCCGGCCACCCGCGATTTCTGGGACGGCTTTTTCAATCCGACCTTCTGGCCGTCTTTGGTGCTGCGTTTCGCTTTGGGGTTGATGCTGGCCGGACTGTTCGGCTTTGCCACGGCCCTGGGCATCGGCGACGAGGAGGCCCGGGAGACCATGCTGCGGGCCTCAAGCCGCTGGGCCGTGGCCGCCGCGCCGGTGCTGCTGGTGTCCGGCTGGTGGTACGTCGACGTGCTGCCCGAGTCCGTGCGCGACTTCTTCCTGCGCCGGGCCAGCGAGATGGCCGCCTACCGGGCCGCCTGGCCGGCCATGCTGCTGGCCGTGGCCGTGGGCTCGTTGGCCCTGGTTTCCCGGCTGCCGCTGGCCCTTCGCCGGGTGTTGGCCGTGTGTCTGCTGCTGGTCGGGCTTGGCATCGTCGGGGCCTTCGAAACCATGCGCGAGGCCGCCCGCAAGCCCTGGCTCATCGAAGGGATGCTCTGGTCCACGGACATTCGCCCGAGCCAGGCCGCGCCCTACGAAGCGCCCATCCTGCCCCGGGCCAAGTGGGCCGGGGCCCATGAGGCCACCCCGGACAACACGCTCGCCGCCGGCGCGGACCTCTATACGCTTCAGTGCCTGAGCTGCCACAGCATCGACGGGCCGGTGCGCGACATCCGCAAGTTCACCCGCCATGTGGGGGCCGTGGGCCTGGAAGCCTACCTCACGGGCCAGGGCAAGCTGTTCACCCACATGCCGCCATTCCTCGGCAGCCCGGCCGAGCGGGCCGCCCTGGCTGCCTACATCGCCCAGGACATCAATAAGATGCCCCCGGCCAAGGACACGCCGGCCGAGGTGACCCCGGCCGAGGTGGCCATCCCGGCCTTTGACCCGGAAAAGGCCACCCACCTGGTGCTGGCCGTTGGCGAACTCGGCGTGGTGGCCATGGCCGGCTGCGACGGCTCGTTTTCCCTGGCCGTGCCGGGCAATGGCTTGCGAGCCGTGGTGGTCAAGCGCGACGTGCTGCCGGAAGCGGCCACCGAGGGCCTGACCGTGCGCTACGCCGCCCCGGACGGAGCCAAGGACCCGGCCGGCCGGCTGGACTTTTGGAAATACGCCAAGGCGCTTGTGGGCAAGGAACTCGCGCCCAATGTCTCGGTCACGGGCCTGTCCCCGGACGGGACCCTGGCCGCTTCGGGCAAGCTTTTCGCCGCCGCCGGCATCCCGGTCTCGCCCTACGGGGCCTCGGGCAAGGTGAACCCCTATCCGGTCTTCACGGTGACGGCCGCCGACGCCTCGGGCGCGACCGTGGCCGAAACCAAGGTCCCCCTGGCCGTGTCCACGGAAATGGGCTGCAAGACCTGCCATGGCGGGGACTGGCGCGAGGGGGGCGAAACCGGCGTCGCCAAGCCCACGGCCGCAGCGATCCTGGCCGTCCACGACAAGCGAAACGGCACCACCCTGGCCGCCCAGGCCGCCTCAGGCTCTCCCGTGGCCTGCTTCGGCTGCCATCCCGACGCCGGACCGGGCGCCGCCGGCCTGGCCGGACGCAAGGAGCTGCTGTCCTTGTCCGCCGCTGTCCACGGCTTTCACGCGTCGTACATGACCGGGCTTGGCGAGGAGGCCTGCAACCGCTGCCATCCGACCGCGCCGACCGGCGTCACCCAGGCCCAGCGCGACAACCATGCCGCCGCCGGCATCGGCTGCCCGCGTTGCCACGGCTATATGGAAGACCACGCCATCTCGCTTCTGAACTTCGAAAAAGCCGCCGGCAAGGCCGCCGCGTCGCGCCTGCTGGCCCCCCTGGCCCCAAGGCTCGTGGCGACAAGCGCCGCTGTCCAGCCCCGGGCCGCCTGGACCCAGCTGCCCGATTGCCTGACCTGCCACAAGGACTTCACCCGTCCGGCCAAGGACGCCTCGGCCTTTAACACCTGGACCAAGGACGCGGCCGGGCTTTTCCGCAACCGCACCGAGGACACCGGCAACATCCCCTGCGCCGCCTGCCACGGACCGCCCCATGCGACCTATGTCGCGGTCAACGACTACGGGCTTGACGTCAACAACATAGCGCCTATGCAATATGTGGGCGCGCCCGGGGTGGTGGCCTCGGGCAAGCGCTGCGACGTCTGCCACACCATCGAGATGGACGGCGACGTCCACCATCCCAACATGAGCAAGTAG
- a CDS encoding DUF362 domain-containing protein, producing MTQDEAPQPAKVYFADLRARAAGRNRTAKIQKLFEAAGFGDVVQKGDLTAIKLHFGERGCDTHISPTYARAVVELVKAQGGRPFVTDTNTLYSGSRHNAVDHLLTAVEHGFDYAVLGAPVIIADGLDSTNVLEVPISGKHFQKVKIAGDIVRADSLLVLSHFKGHELAGFGGAVKNLAMGCAPRAGKQDQHCVRFVVEPKKCIGCAECVAVCPVGAAAMKGKKAVIDKAACIGCGECLTVCPKKAMSIDWGTEIVPFMERMVEYALGAVTGKTGRVGYVNFLVNVTPDCDCVPWSDAPIVPDIGFLASSDPVALDKACLDLVNEQAACPECKLEHGIHSGEDKFTALWQWTRGDMTFVHGAAVGLGRPEYELVRV from the coding sequence ATGACCCAAGACGAAGCCCCCCAGCCGGCCAAGGTCTATTTCGCCGACCTGCGCGCCCGGGCCGCCGGCCGCAACCGCACCGCCAAGATCCAGAAACTCTTCGAGGCCGCCGGCTTTGGCGACGTGGTCCAGAAAGGCGACCTCACGGCCATAAAGCTCCACTTCGGCGAGCGCGGCTGCGACACCCACATCAGCCCCACCTACGCCCGGGCCGTGGTGGAGCTGGTCAAGGCCCAAGGCGGGCGGCCCTTTGTCACCGACACCAACACCCTCTATTCCGGCAGCCGCCACAACGCCGTGGACCATCTGCTCACGGCCGTGGAACACGGCTTCGACTACGCCGTGCTCGGCGCGCCGGTCATCATCGCCGACGGCCTGGACAGCACCAACGTCCTGGAAGTGCCCATTAGCGGCAAGCATTTCCAGAAGGTCAAGATCGCCGGCGACATCGTGCGGGCCGACTCCCTGCTGGTTCTGTCCCACTTCAAGGGCCACGAGCTGGCCGGATTTGGCGGCGCGGTCAAAAACCTGGCCATGGGCTGCGCCCCCCGGGCCGGCAAGCAGGACCAGCATTGCGTACGGTTTGTGGTGGAACCCAAGAAGTGCATCGGCTGCGCCGAGTGCGTGGCCGTCTGCCCGGTGGGCGCAGCCGCAATGAAAGGGAAAAAGGCGGTCATCGACAAGGCGGCCTGCATCGGCTGCGGCGAATGCCTGACCGTGTGCCCCAAAAAGGCCATGAGCATCGACTGGGGCACCGAGATCGTGCCCTTCATGGAGCGCATGGTGGAATACGCCCTGGGCGCGGTGACCGGCAAAACCGGCCGGGTGGGCTATGTCAACTTCCTGGTCAACGTCACCCCGGACTGCGACTGCGTGCCCTGGTCCGACGCGCCCATAGTGCCGGACATCGGCTTTCTGGCCTCGTCCGATCCGGTGGCCCTGGACAAGGCCTGCCTGGATCTGGTCAACGAGCAGGCGGCCTGTCCCGAGTGCAAGCTCGAACACGGCATCCACTCGGGCGAGGACAAGTTCACCGCCCTGTGGCAGTGGACGCGCGGCGACATGACCTTTGTCCACGGCGCGGCCGTGGGCCTGGGCCGGCCGGAATACGAACTGGTGCGCGTCTAG
- a CDS encoding glycosyltransferase, with product MPFAHAIITRFNVHINAIAYDFRLGSTWLVERFELFRRFCLPSVRGQTCQDFLWFVLFDEATPPPFRRLIAALEGYANFRPVYCGAFETVLPRARQAVAEAFPDAPWLLTTRLDNDDALSRHFVARLHKVVTDLEAGGRLPQGELYINFPNGLQYKDGTIYDFFDATNAFVSLLERNRPPHTVFWVDHPAIYDKAPVAQIETRPMFMQNVHARNVYNYVRGKPLGDASILTDFDLELETS from the coding sequence ATGCCCTTTGCCCATGCCATCATCACGCGCTTTAACGTGCACATCAACGCGATCGCCTACGATTTCCGCCTCGGCTCCACCTGGCTGGTCGAGCGTTTCGAGCTTTTCCGCCGTTTCTGCCTGCCCTCGGTGCGGGGGCAGACCTGCCAGGATTTTCTGTGGTTCGTGCTCTTTGACGAGGCCACGCCGCCGCCGTTTCGCCGGCTGATCGCCGCTTTGGAAGGCTACGCCAACTTCCGGCCGGTCTACTGCGGCGCGTTCGAAACGGTCCTGCCCCGGGCGCGCCAGGCCGTGGCCGAGGCCTTCCCGGACGCGCCGTGGCTTTTGACCACGCGCCTGGACAACGACGACGCCCTGTCACGCCACTTCGTGGCCCGGCTGCACAAGGTCGTGACGGACCTGGAGGCCGGCGGCCGCCTGCCCCAGGGCGAACTCTACATCAACTTCCCCAACGGCCTGCAATACAAGGACGGCACGATCTACGACTTTTTTGACGCCACCAACGCCTTCGTGAGCCTGCTTGAACGCAACCGCCCGCCGCATACGGTTTTCTGGGTGGACCATCCGGCCATCTACGACAAGGCTCCGGTGGCCCAGATCGAGACCCGGCCCATGTTTATGCAAAACGTCCATGCGCGCAACGTCTACAATTACGTCCGAGGCAAGCCCCTGGGCGACGCGTCCATCTTGACGGATTTCGACCTGGAACTGGAAACATCCTGA
- a CDS encoding AI-2E family transporter, producing the protein MPKQDERLSPSPAVAERPQPALPADPADADGDEHGPLHARYYRPFLLLVFLAAVATVGGLLWPFRHAVILAAILAILLSPLRRRMEAALKGSRYLTAALLTAATLVFIVLPAAVLAAVLTSKAGALLVEGVQWWSEGGVANLLDRLQAVALPDWVQGLLDMIPIDSQGLKGSLLGAAGAAGRQLLAMGRGLAGQMAGFAAQTVMLVLFLFYFLAQADQVVRGLRLLSPLRRSQEQELTERLKTVTRSILVGGAAAGLSQGLATMLGLWLVGIDPLFWGFVALLASLIPVVGTTLIHVPAIVYLLSLGAMGKAIFLTLWWLVVVSTVDNLVRPFFIREGAQLPLLLIFVAIVGGVLLFGPLGLIYGPVSMSLCLVVFQLFVEAQTRPGS; encoded by the coding sequence ATGCCCAAACAAGACGAACGCCTTTCCCCCTCGCCCGCCGTTGCGGAGCGACCGCAGCCGGCGTTGCCGGCCGACCCGGCTGATGCGGACGGCGACGAGCACGGCCCGCTTCATGCGCGGTATTACCGCCCATTTTTGCTGCTGGTTTTTCTGGCGGCGGTGGCCACGGTGGGAGGGCTTTTATGGCCGTTTCGCCATGCCGTCATCCTGGCCGCCATCCTGGCGATTTTGCTTTCGCCGCTACGGCGGCGCATGGAGGCCGCGCTCAAGGGTTCCCGCTATCTGACCGCGGCCCTGTTGACGGCGGCCACCCTGGTTTTCATCGTTTTGCCCGCGGCCGTCCTGGCGGCCGTCTTGACCAGCAAGGCCGGGGCGCTGCTGGTCGAGGGCGTGCAGTGGTGGAGCGAGGGGGGCGTGGCCAATCTCCTGGACCGGCTCCAGGCCGTGGCCCTGCCCGACTGGGTGCAGGGGCTGCTGGACATGATTCCCATTGATTCCCAGGGCCTCAAGGGCAGCCTGCTTGGCGCGGCCGGCGCGGCCGGGCGGCAACTGTTGGCCATGGGGCGCGGGTTGGCCGGCCAGATGGCCGGCTTTGCCGCCCAGACGGTGATGCTGGTGCTGTTTTTGTTTTATTTCCTGGCCCAGGCCGACCAGGTGGTGCGGGGCTTGCGGCTGTTGTCGCCGTTGCGGCGCAGCCAGGAGCAGGAGCTCACGGAACGGCTCAAGACCGTGACCCGTTCGATTCTGGTCGGCGGCGCGGCCGCCGGGTTGTCCCAGGGACTGGCCACCATGCTCGGCTTGTGGCTGGTGGGCATCGATCCCTTGTTCTGGGGCTTCGTGGCCTTGCTGGCGTCGTTGATCCCGGTGGTGGGCACGACGCTTATTCATGTGCCGGCCATTGTCTATTTGTTGTCCCTTGGCGCGATGGGCAAGGCGATTTTTTTGACGCTGTGGTGGCTTGTGGTGGTGAGCACGGTGGACAACTTGGTGCGTCCGTTTTTCATCCGCGAGGGCGCGCAGTTGCCGCTGCTGCTGATTTTCGTGGCCATCGTCGGCGGCGTGTTGCTCTTTGGCCCCCTGGGGCTGATTTACGGTCCGGTGTCCATGAGTCTGTGTCTGGTGGTGTTCCAACTCTTCGTGGAGGCCCAGACGCGGCCGGGCTCGTGA
- a CDS encoding ubiquinone/menaquinone biosynthesis methyltransferase: protein MAELPVPGDNRRVAGMFGRVAGRYDLLNHLLSAGLDIAWRRAMVRALLAPGLPPGPILDLAAGTLDVSIAIARRSDRPILAADVCEPMLRAGLGKLDTALGRRIHPTVADGRVLPLPDASVAGATIAFGIRNIRPRPEALAELARVIRPGGRLAILEFGTGKRRMWGGLYNFYLRNILPRIGKLISGDDEAYRYLAATISEFPEESVLAEEMRQAGFASVDYRAMAGGIVFLHAGVKA from the coding sequence ATGGCTGAGTTGCCCGTTCCCGGGGACAACCGCCGGGTGGCCGGCATGTTCGGCCGGGTGGCCGGCCGCTACGACCTGCTCAACCACCTGCTCTCGGCGGGCCTGGACATCGCCTGGCGTCGGGCCATGGTCCGGGCGCTTCTGGCCCCGGGACTGCCGCCTGGCCCCATCCTCGACCTGGCCGCCGGGACGCTGGACGTCTCCATCGCCATCGCCCGCCGAAGCGACCGCCCCATCCTCGCCGCCGACGTCTGCGAACCCATGCTGCGGGCGGGCCTGGGCAAGCTCGACACAGCCCTTGGCCGGCGCATCCACCCCACCGTGGCCGACGGCCGCGTGCTGCCGCTGCCCGATGCCTCGGTGGCCGGGGCCACCATCGCCTTTGGCATCCGCAACATCCGCCCGCGCCCCGAAGCCCTGGCCGAACTGGCCCGGGTCATCCGGCCCGGCGGCCGGCTGGCCATCCTCGAATTCGGCACCGGCAAACGCCGCATGTGGGGGGGACTCTACAATTTCTACCTGCGCAACATCCTGCCGCGCATCGGCAAACTCATCTCCGGCGACGACGAGGCCTACCGCTATCTGGCCGCCACCATCAGCGAATTCCCCGAGGAATCCGTGCTGGCCGAAGAAATGCGTCAGGCCGGCTTCGCCTCCGTGGACTACCGCGCCATGGCCGGCGGCATCGTGTTTTTACATGCTGGCGTGAAAGCGTAG
- a CDS encoding mechanosensitive ion channel domain-containing protein translates to MKSILVAVWLLLAVPAGAFAAVPAVSGDSDQSWSLVLEALDRQDKIVRGRLAAFNARRAAEAASFAAEQERLLRDRARLALWQATATDPWEIRTVLAGIARLRQDVDHLAQRPQQTWASLEQNVALLESYRGKLAEITRHEIPERFRDALAPIQESIAELSQQVLALRDGLAAETAPLRDLSEQLDAAENELQTALAPAWKTYYTDANPTIFSSSYPRYVEEDVEDWKLWAGLCLELLDTPGMPAALLHGAAMGLLAAVLVFGAFLAVRRYAGQHGLSATGRQYVTRGGACAAGGAFFMVLAQYAPFFLFTQLISVGEILYAAALVCLSRLALRDRDLRRPAVLWPTWRLFALGLMLEAGRYPETLTGPIMAVVLLLSARAFWRRCRDTPKDMPLERAIPRILALALPPLAVCSLLGLPQTAILCASGLFYVALALRSAALLTRFLGILEMRHSHGRPPIYLGILTGAGFPFFFMASLFLFLWLLSNQYGGENVFLEVLNTEARIESVGISLQKLVLLLLGFYVARAAIALSAAFVAEIAGRRRAVERGAKATLLTINTYLWWGLYLVFALSVLGLSLTSIAVVAGGLSVGIGFGLQTTVNNFVSGLILLFGRSIQAGDTIQIGEGEGVVKEVNIRNTEVLTRENATVFVPNSELVSGRIVNWSHKDPTVRRDVNIGVAYGSDTDKVRELLLAAAGQCPAVLQNPPPAVLHWDFGASTLDFKLRVWLADVNSAVSSLSTIRTAIDRLFREAGIEIAFPQADLHLRTAPALENLAAPHFAETARLLAAVNERLSALEQRLAGRPARTGDEPDKGTTP, encoded by the coding sequence ATGAAAAGCATTCTGGTTGCCGTCTGGCTGCTGCTGGCCGTCCCGGCCGGGGCTTTTGCCGCCGTCCCGGCGGTTTCCGGCGACTCCGACCAATCCTGGAGTCTGGTCCTCGAAGCCCTGGACCGCCAGGACAAGATCGTGCGCGGCCGGCTGGCCGCCTTCAACGCCCGCCGGGCCGCCGAGGCCGCCAGCTTCGCGGCCGAGCAGGAACGCCTCCTGCGCGACCGGGCTAGGCTCGCCCTGTGGCAGGCCACGGCCACGGACCCCTGGGAGATACGGACCGTGCTGGCCGGCATCGCCCGCCTGCGCCAGGACGTTGACCACCTGGCCCAACGGCCCCAGCAAACCTGGGCCTCCCTGGAACAGAACGTCGCCCTGCTCGAATCGTATCGCGGCAAGCTGGCCGAAATCACCCGCCACGAAATCCCCGAGCGTTTTCGCGACGCCCTGGCCCCGATCCAGGAATCCATCGCCGAGCTCAGTCAGCAAGTCCTCGCCCTGCGCGACGGCCTGGCCGCCGAAACCGCCCCCCTGCGCGACCTGAGCGAGCAGCTCGACGCCGCCGAAAACGAACTTCAGACCGCCCTGGCCCCGGCCTGGAAGACCTATTACACCGACGCCAACCCGACGATTTTTTCCTCCTCCTATCCGCGCTACGTCGAAGAGGATGTGGAGGACTGGAAGCTCTGGGCCGGCCTGTGTCTGGAGCTTCTGGACACCCCGGGGATGCCGGCCGCGCTCCTGCACGGCGCGGCCATGGGCCTTTTGGCCGCCGTCCTGGTGTTCGGCGCGTTTCTGGCCGTGCGGCGCTACGCCGGCCAGCACGGCTTGTCGGCCACGGGCCGGCAGTATGTGACCCGGGGCGGGGCCTGCGCCGCCGGCGGGGCGTTTTTCATGGTGCTGGCCCAGTATGCGCCGTTTTTCCTTTTCACCCAGCTTATTTCCGTGGGCGAGATCCTCTACGCCGCCGCCTTGGTCTGCCTCTCGCGTCTGGCCCTGCGCGACCGGGACCTGCGCCGGCCGGCCGTGTTGTGGCCCACCTGGCGGCTTTTCGCCCTGGGGCTGATGCTGGAGGCCGGCCGCTACCCCGAGACCCTCACCGGCCCGATCATGGCCGTGGTGCTGCTTCTCTCCGCCCGGGCCTTCTGGCGGCGCTGCCGGGATACGCCCAAGGACATGCCCCTGGAACGGGCCATTCCCCGCATCCTGGCCCTGGCCCTGCCGCCCCTGGCCGTCTGCTCCCTGCTGGGTCTGCCCCAGACGGCCATCCTGTGCGCCTCGGGGCTTTTCTACGTGGCCCTGGCCCTGCGCAGCGCCGCCCTGCTGACCCGGTTTCTCGGCATCCTGGAAATGCGCCACAGCCATGGCCGGCCGCCCATCTATCTCGGCATTCTCACCGGCGCGGGCTTTCCCTTCTTTTTCATGGCCAGCCTGTTTTTGTTCCTGTGGCTGCTCTCCAACCAGTACGGCGGCGAAAACGTGTTCCTGGAAGTCCTCAACACCGAGGCCCGGATCGAATCCGTGGGCATCAGCCTGCAAAAGCTCGTGCTGTTGCTGCTGGGCTTCTACGTGGCCCGGGCCGCCATCGCCCTGTCGGCGGCCTTTGTCGCCGAAATCGCCGGCCGGCGGCGGGCCGTGGAGCGCGGGGCCAAGGCCACGCTTTTGACCATCAACACGTATCTGTGGTGGGGACTCTATCTCGTCTTCGCCCTGTCGGTGCTGGGGCTGTCGCTGACCAGCATCGCCGTGGTGGCCGGCGGCCTGTCGGTGGGCATCGGCTTTGGCCTGCAAACCACGGTCAACAACTTCGTCAGCGGCCTGATCCTGCTCTTTGGCCGTTCCATCCAGGCCGGAGACACCATCCAGATCGGCGAGGGCGAGGGCGTGGTCAAGGAGGTCAACATCCGCAACACCGAGGTGCTCACCCGGGAAAACGCCACGGTGTTCGTGCCCAATTCCGAGCTGGTGTCCGGGCGCATCGTCAACTGGAGCCACAAGGACCCGACCGTGCGCCGCGACGTCAACATCGGCGTGGCCTACGGCTCGGACACGGACAAAGTGCGCGAGCTGCTTCTGGCCGCCGCCGGGCAGTGTCCGGCCGTGCTGCAAAATCCCCCGCCCGCCGTGCTCCACTGGGACTTCGGGGCCAGCACCCTGGACTTCAAGCTGCGGGTCTGGCTGGCCGACGTCAACAGCGCCGTCAGCTCCCTGTCCACGATCCGCACGGCCATCGACCGGCTGTTCCGGGAAGCCGGCATCGAGATCGCCTTTCCCCAGGCCGACCTGCATCTGCGCACGGCCCCGGCCCTGGAGAATCTCGCCGCGCCCCACTTCGCCGAGACCGCCCGGCTGCTGGCCGCCGTAAACGAGCGCTTAAGCGCCCTGGAACAACGCCTGGCCGGCCGCCCGGCCCGGACGGGCGACGAACCCGACAAAGGAACCACGCCATGA